One Scophthalmus maximus strain ysfricsl-2021 chromosome 9, ASM2237912v1, whole genome shotgun sequence genomic region harbors:
- the LOC118319156 gene encoding protocadherin alpha-8-like yields MGTDTNTPTRNRSCEAFYVVVLLLLFGHRASAQIRYSVPEEVKDGTVVGSVAKDLGLDMASLVDRRFRVVSGSKDAIFEVNQDNGALYVNNHIDREELCQGSGACLMELKILVENPLEIHYVVVEITDVNDHSPTFPEREQTFEIAEHTLPGRRFQLHTARDPDAGINSIRTYTLTSNEHFEVNIRQSDATKIPFLVLKKSLDREQKSTHTLLVTAVDGGKPPRSGTLNVSIIVLDINDNRPVFSQEMYEILIQENVSLGTSVFRMNATDPDEDNNGEVEYRLGKTLWRKVYDIFDLDKLTGEIRIKGEVDYEEKDEYELVVEASDKGTPPLTGECRVIIKIKDVNDNPPEIEVTSLSDTVSEDSKPGTVISLISLIDKDSGVNGKMISSITSDVPFELKPSFKENIYSVVTKGFLDREKVSYYDIIIKGTDCGEPPLSTFKTLSIQISDVNDNSPQFSQNPLQFYLSENNVAGKSIISVRATDRDLNDNAAISYHISREGSQTDILSFLNVNPDNGHITALKSFDFETLKTFHFHVVASDSGTPSLSSNVTVNVFILDQNDNAPVILYPVSSNGSAEGVEEIPRNVNAGHLVTKVRAYDADIGYNGWLLFSLQEVTDHSLFGLDRYTGQIRTLRSFTETDEAEHKLIILVKDNGNVSLSATATVIVKLVEPKEAFAASDVKSSTKADEDNNVTFYLMITLGSVSALFLISIVVLISMQCSKSSPDYTSKYLQETNYDGTLCHSIQYRSGDKRYMLVGPRMSIGSTIVPGSHANTLVLPDRRSATGEVRHI; encoded by the coding sequence ATGGGAACGGACACAAATACTCCAACGAGGAACCGCTCCTGTGAGGCTTTTTATGTGGTGGTTCTACTGCTGCTTTTCGGACATCGGGCATCGGCTCAAATAAGATACTCTGTTCCGGAGGAGGTCAAAGACGGAACTGTTGTTGGAAGCGTGGCGAAGGACCTCGGCCTTGACATGGCTTCGTTGGTCGATCGTCGGTTCCGCGTTGTGTCTGGAAGCAAAGACGCTATTTTTGAAGTGAACCAGGATAATGGGGCACTGTACGTCAATAATCATATTGACAGAGAGGAGCTCTGTCAGGGCAGCGGGGCCTGCCTGATGGAGCTGAAAATCCTCGTCGAAAACCCGTTGGAAATACACTATGTAGTTGTGGAAATTACGGATGTGAACGACCACTCTCCCACTTTTCCAGAAAGGGAGCAGACGTTTGAAATAGCAGAGCACACGTTACCAGGAAGGAGATTTCAGCTGCACACTGCTCGTGACCCCGACGCTGGAATTAACTCTATTCGTACGTACACGTTAACGtcaaatgaacattttgaagTAAATATCCGTCAAAGTGATGCGACAAAAATACCATTTTTAGTGCTGAAGAAATCGTtggacagagaacaaaagagcacacacacgcttctGGTCACTGCAGTCGATGGAGGTAAACCTCCAAGATCAGGAACACTTAATGTTTCTATTATAGTTCTCGATATCAACGACAACCGCCCGGTGTTCAGTCAGGAGATGTACGAAATTCtgattcaggaaaatgtctctCTCGGTACTTCGGTTTTCAGAATGAATGCGACAGATCCCGACGAAGACAATAATGGGGAAGTTGAGTACAGGCTCGGAAAAACCTTATGGCGGAAGGTCTATGACATTTTTGATTTGGACAAATTAACTGGGGAGATTAGAATAAAGGGAGAAGTGGACtatgaagaaaaagatgaatatgaaCTGGTTGTTGAGGCGTCCGATAAAGGAACACCTCCACTGACAGGTGAGTGCAGGGTGATTATAAAGATAAAAGACGTCAATGATAATCCACCGGAAATAGAAGTGACGTCACTGTCAGATACAGTTTCAGAAGACTCAAAACCTGGTACAGTTATTTCACTCATCAGTTTAATAGATAAAGATTCCGGAGTCAATGGAAAAATGATTTCCAGCATAACTTCAGACGTTCCCTTTGAATTAAAACCCTCCTttaaggaaaatatatattcgGTCGTCACAAAGGGATTTTTGGATCGAGAGAAGGTGTCATATtatgacataataataaaaggtaCCGACTGTGGTGAACCTCCATTATCTACTTTTAAAACTCTCAGCATTCAGATATCAGACGTGAATGATAATAGTCCACAATTCTCCCAAAATCcattacagttttatttgtcagaaaataatgttgCTGGGAAGTCAATAATCTCTGTGAGAGCAACGGACAGAGATTTGAATGACAATGCAGCGATTTCATATCATATTTCGAGAGAAGGGAGTCAGACTGACATACTGTCTTTCCTTAATGTAAACCCTGATAATGGACATATCACCGCGCTGAAAAGTTTCGactttgaaacactgaaaactttCCACTTCCACGTTGTTGCGTCAGATTCCGGAACTCCGTCACTGAGCAGcaacgtcacagtgaacgtgttcaTTCTGGATCAGAACGACAACGCTCCAGTCATCCTGTATCCAGTCAGCTCCAACGGTTCtgctgaaggtgtggaggagattcCCCGCAACGTGAACGCAGGACACTTGGTGACTAAAGTCAGAGCCTATGACGCTGATATAGGATATAACGGCTGGTTACTGTTCTCactgcaggaagtgactgaccACAGTCTCTTTGGTTTGGACCGCTACACAGGACAGATCAGAACACTTCGctcattcacagagacagacgaggcTGAGCACAAACTGATCATACTGGTGAAAGACAACGGGAACGTTTCTCTCTCAGCAACAGCTACTGTGATTGTCAAACTCGTGGAGCCCAAAGAGGCTTTTGCAGCTTCTGACGTTAAGAGTTCAACAAAAGCAGATGAGGAcaacaatgtgactttttacCTGATGATAACTTTGGGCTCAGTTTCAGCACTTTTCCTCATCAGCATCGTCGTGTTGATTTCAATGCAGTGCTCAAAATCATCCCCAGACTATACTTCTAAATATCTACAAGAGACTAATTATGATGGGACACTGTGTCACAGCATCCAGTACAGATCTGGAGACAAACGCTACATGTTAGTTGGACCCAGGATGAGTATAGGATCTACTATAGTCCCAGGAAGTCATGCGAACACACTGGTGCTTCCTGACAGGAGGTCTGCAACAGGCGAGGTAAGACATATTTGA
- the LOC124850528 gene encoding protocadherin alpha-8-like, whose protein sequence is MMSWSRSLLFALLFCFVELIFAQIKYSTQEEVKIGSVIGNVAKDLGLDVSTLPNRRFRIVSGAQDALFEVNPNNGVLYVHKNLDREQLCDRNGACSIDLKIVVENPLEVHYVTVEITDANDHVPSFAEEEKVIDIAETTLTGARFQLPAARDPDVGINSVQRYKLSQNDNFHLEIRDRGEDKIPFLVLQRILDREQKTNHSLILTALDGGTPPKSANLNLTIKVLDINDNRPNFLNEVYSVTLQENVALNTVVIKVQATDLDEGTNGDVEYSFGGDVNSKELFSLDRDTGEIRVNGQIDYETAVVYKLDVQASDKGQPPMTTDCRVLIKIQDMNDNKPEIDVTSISSMVPEDSKHGTVISLISVTDIDSGLNGKVLCSLTGNVPFELKPSFKENMYSLVTKETLDRETVSHYDISITATDCGEPPLSTFKTLSIEVSDVNDNSPEFSHSPLALYLMENNAPGASIFSVTASDEDLNENAAVSYRISGGEGGHKDMTSFLNIHSENGQILGLKSFDFETLKTFHFHVVASDSGTPSLSSNVTVNVFILDQNDNAPVILYPVSSNGSAEGVEEIPRNVNAGHLVTKVRAYDADIGYNGWLLFSLQEVTDHSLFGLDRYTGQIRTLRSFTETEEAEHKLIILVKDNGNVSLSATATVIVKLVEPKEAFAASDVKSSTKADEDNNVTFYLMITLGSVSALFLISIVVLISMQCSKSSPDYTSKYLQETNYDGTLCHSIQYRSGDKRYMLVGPRMSIGSTIVPGSHANTLMLPDRRGTSGEVRRLTMCINYKL, encoded by the coding sequence ATGATGTCTTGGTCTCGTTCCCTGCTTTTCGCTCtgctgttttgctttgttgagCTGATCTTCGCTCAAATAAAATACTCGACACAAGAGGAAGTAAAAATCGGATCCGTTATTGGAAACGTGGCCAAAGATCTGGGCCTGGACGTCAGTACCTTGCCGAACAGACGATTTCGCATCGTGTCCGGAGCACAGGACGCGCTATTTGAGGTAAACCCGAACAATGGGGTTTTGTATGTTCACAAGAATCTCGACCGGGAACAGCTGTGCGATAGAAACGGCGCGTGTTCGATAGATCTGAAAATCGTTGTTGAAAATCCTCTGGAAGTTCATTATGTCACCGTGGAAATAACGGATGCCAACGACCACGTACCGAGTTTTGCCGAGGAAGAAAAGGTAATCGACATAGCAGAGACGACGTTGACGGGGGCACGGTTTCAGTTACCGGCTGCACGTGATCCTGATGTCGGAATAAATTCCGTCCAGCGTTATAAACTTAGTCAAAACGATAATTTCCATTTAGAAATTCGTGATAGGGGAGAAGATAAAATCCCCTTCTTAGTGTTACAGAGAATCTtggacagagagcagaaaaCAAACCATAGTTTGATTTTAACTGCTTTAGATGGAGGGACACCGCCGAAATCTGCAAATCTCAATCTAACCATAAAGGTTCTCGACATCAATGATAACAGACCAAATTTTTTGAACGAGGTTTACTCTGTGACGTTACAAGAAAATGTTGCTTTGAATACAGTTGTAATTAAAGTGCAAGCAACTGATCTGGATGAAGGAACGAATGGGGATGTCGAGTATTCCTTCGGTGGTGATGTCAATTCTAAGGAGTTATTTAGTCTTGATAGAGATACAGGTGAAATCCGAGTTAACGGACAAATTGACTATGAGACAGCTGTTGTTTACAAGTTAGACGTCCAGGCGTCAGACAAAGGCCAGCCGCCGATGACAACAGACTGTAGAGTCCTCATAAAGATTCAAGATATGAATGACAATAAACCAGAGATAGATGTGACATCAATATCCAGCATGGTCCCAGAAGACTCCAAACACGGGACCGTGATTTCTCTTATTAGTGTCACGGACATTGATTCTGGCCTGAATGGAAAAGTCTTATGCAGTCTGACGGGGAATGTACCGTTTGAATTAAAGCcgtcatttaaagaaaacatgtattCATTGGTGACAAAGGAAACGTTGGACAGAGAAACTGTGTCACATTATGACATTTCAATAACGGCTACCGACTGCGGGGAGCCTCCTCTGTCCACGTTCAAAACGTTGAGTATTGAAGTGTCAGATGTCAATGATAACAGTCCAGAGTTCTCACACAGTCCCCTGGCCTTATATTTAATGGAAAACAATGCACCTGGAGCATCGATATTTTCTGTAACTGCATCTGATGAAGATTTAAACGAAAATGCGGCCGTGTCCTATCGCATAAGTGGAGGGGAAGGCGGCCATAAAGATATGACATCTTTTCTGAATATACATTCTGAAAATGGACAAATTTTGGGCCTGAAAAGTTTCGactttgaaacactgaaaactttCCACTTCCACGTTGTTGCGTCAGATTCCGGAACTCCGTCACTGAGCAGcaacgtcacagtgaacgtgttcaTTCTGGATCAGAACGACAACGCTCCAGTCATCCTGTATCCAGTCAGCTCCAACGGTTCtgctgaaggtgtggaggagattcCCCGCAACGTGAACGCAGGACACTTGGTGACTAAAGTCAGAGCCTATGACGCTGATATAGGATATAACGGCTGGTTACTGTTCTCactgcaggaagtgactgaccACAGTCTCTTTGGTTTGGACCGCTACACAGGACAGATCAGAACACTTCGctcattcacagagacagaagaggctGAGCACAAACTGATCATACTGGTGAAAGACAACGGGAACGTTTCTCTCTCAGCAACAGCTACTGTGATTGTCAAACTCGTGGAGCCCAAAGAGGCTTTTGCAGCTTCTGACGTTAAGAGTTCaacaaaagcagatgaagacaacaatgtgactttttacCTGATGATAACTTTGGGCTCAGTTTCAGCACTTTTCCTCATCAGCATCGTCGTGTTGATTTCAATGCAGTGCTCAAAATCCTCCCCAGACTATACTTCTAAATATCTACAAGAGACTAATTATGATGGGACACTGTGTCACAGCATCCAGTACAGATCTGGAGACAAACGCTACATGTTAGTTGGACCCAGGATGAGTATAGGATCTACTATAGTCCCAGGAAGCCATGCGAACACACTGATGCTCCCTGACAGGAGAGGAACATCTGGAGAGGTAAGACGTCTTACCATGTGTATAAATTATAAATTGTAA
- the LOC118319174 gene encoding protocadherin gamma-C3-like, whose protein sequence is MEQSGPCSCRQGMAWASFVLALTLISDKASGQLRYSISEEIKEGTAVGNIAKDLGIDPNILKARGFRIVSGSTEPLFQVNQNDGILYVNRNIDREEICQRTTVCLINLKSVLENPLEIHYVAVEVLDVNDHSPSFPENNKRLEISESTSPGTRFQLHAALDPDGGVNSVQQYKLNQNSHFRLEVKDRGKDGKVPILQLQSPLDREASSSHKLLLTAMDGGKPPNSGSMEIVIDVLDVNDNAPVFTKDVYSADINENSPIGTLVIRVNATDLDEGLNGEVSYSFGNVNSKVREMFDVDPSTGEITVRGRLDYEVEDSYEIDIQASDSGVVPFRTEKSVTVNVKDMNDNAPVIEVTSLSDRISEDSRPGTTVALLSITDLDSGVNGKVISSVNGDVPFTLTTSIQDNMYAVVTKSQLDREDKAMYDVTVLAKDAGEPALTSEKTFRVVVSDVNDNSPEFLMSRYHFYVTENNPPGPPVFSLFASDRDEGDNARISYHILRDGSEYNKVTSFLNINSENGHVIALKSFDFETLKTFQFHVVASDSGTPSLSSNVTVNVFILDQNDNAPVILYPVSSNGSAEGVEEIPRNVNAGHLVTKVRAYDADIGYNGWLLFSLQEVTDHSLFGLDRYTGQIRTLRSFTETDEAEHKLIILVKDNGNVSLSATATVIVKLVEPKEAFAASDVKSSTKADEDNNVTFYLMITLGSVSALFLISIIVLISMQCSKSSPDYTSKYLQETNYDGTLCHSIQYRSGDKRYMLVGPRMSIGSTIVPGSHANTLVLPDRRRTSEEVRL, encoded by the coding sequence ATGGAACAAAGCGGACCGTGCTCCTGCCGACAAGGAATGGCATGGGCTTCCTTCGTTTTGGCTTTGACGTTGATTTCAGACAAGGCCTCGGGACAGCTGAGATATTCTATATCGGAAGAGATTAAGGAAGGAACCGCTGTTGGGAACATAGCAAAGGATTTAGGAATCGATCCGAACATATTGAAAGCGAGGGGATTTCGCATTGTTTCCGGCTCCACCGAACCCCTTTTCCAGGTGAACCAAAATGACGGGATTCTTTACGTAAATCGTAACATAGACCGAGAGGAAATATGCCAGCGGACTACTGTGTGTCTGATAAACCTGAAAAGCGTGCTGGAGAATCCCCTGGAGATCCATTACGTGGCAGTGGAAGTGTTGGACGTAAATGACCACTCGCCCTCTTTCCCAGAGAACAACAAAAGGCTAGAGATTTCAGAGTCCACTTCACCGGGCACCAGGTTCCAGCTGCACGCTGCTCTCGACCCAGATGGCGGCGTCAATTCAGTGCAACAGTATAAACTAAATCAAAACAGTCATTTTCGACTCGAGGTGAAAGATCGCGGGAAGGATGGCAAAGTGCCTATTTTACAATTGCAAAGCCCATTAGACAGAGAAGCATCTAGCAGCCACAAACTACTGCTTACAGCCATGGATGGCGGTAAACCCCCGAACTCAGGGAGCATGGAGATCGTAATAGATGTTTTAGATGTGAATGACAACGCTCCTGTTTTTACAAAAGATGTCTATTCAGCAGATATAAATGAAAATTCACCAATTGGCACATTAGTTATACGAGTAAATGCCACTGATTTAGACGAAGGTTTAAACGGGGAAGTTAGTTATTCCTTTGGAAATGTGAACAGCAAGGTGCGAGAGATGTTTGACGTCGACCCGAGCACGGGCGAAATAACTGTGAGAGGACGACTCGACTACGAAGTGGAGGACAGCTATGAAATAGATATCCAAGCATCGGACAGCGGCGTTGTTCCGTTCAGAACGGAAAAAAGCGTCACTGTAAATGTTAAAGACATGAATGACAATGCACCTGTTATTGAGGTGACGTCACTGTCTGACAGAATATCCGAGGATTCTAGACCAGGAACGACGGTGGCGCTTCTGAGTATCACCGATCTGGATTCGGGAGTGAACGGGAAAGTTATCAGCTCTGTGAACGGTGATGTGCCTTTCACGCTCACGACCTCGATACAGGACAACATGTACGCTGTTGTGACGAAGTCACAGCTTGACAGGGAAGATAAGGCGATGTACGATGTGACAGTACTCGCGAAAGATGCAGGCGAACCAGCCTTAACATCGGAAAAGACATTCAGAGTCGTAGTGTCCGACGTAAACGACAACAGTCCAGAGTTTTTAATGAGCCGATATCATTTCTATGTCACTGAGAACAACCCCCCAGGACCtccagtgttttctttattcGCTTCTGACCGTGATGAAGGAGATAATGCTCGTATATCCTATCACATTCTAAGAGATGGGAGCGAATATAATAAAGTTACATCATTTCTCAATATCAACTCTGAAAACGGACACGTTATTGCGCTAAAAAGTTTCGactttgaaacactgaaaactttCCAGTTCCACGTTGTTGCGTCAGATTCCGGAACTCCGTCACTGAGCAGcaacgtcacagtgaacgtgttcaTTCTGGATCAGAACGACAACGCTCCAGTCATCCTGTATCCAGTCAGCTCCAACGGTTCtgctgaaggtgtggaggagattcCCCGCAACGTGAACGCAGGACACTTGGTGACTAAAGTCAGAGCCTATGACGCTGATATAGGATATAACGGCTGGTTACTGTTCTCactgcaggaagtgactgaccACAGTCTCTTTGGTTTGGACCGCTACACAGGACAGATCAGAACACTTCGctcattcacagagacagacgaggcTGAGCACAAACTGATCATACTGGTGAAAGACAACGGGAACGTTTCTCTCTCAGCAACAGCTACTGTGATTGTCAAACTCGTGGAGCCCAAAGAGGCTTTTGCAGCTTCTGATGTTAAGAGTTCAACAAAAGCAGATGAGGAcaacaatgtgactttttacCTGATGATAACTTTGGGCTCAGTTTCAGCACTTTttctcatcagcatcatcgTGTTGATTTCAATGCAGTGCTCAAAATCATCCCCAGACTATACTTCTAAATATCTACAAGAGACTAATTATGATGGGACACTGTGTCACAGCATCCAGTACAGATCTGGAGACAAACGCTACATGTTAGTTGGACCCAGGATGAGTATAGGATCTACTATAGTCCCAGGAAGTCATGCGAACACACTGGTGCTccctgacaggaggaggacatctGAGGAGgtaagactttaa
- the LOC124850529 gene encoding protocadherin alpha-8-like: MRNKGRSSDYCRLAFKLCLLGVFGRQALAELRYSVPEEVTEGTVVGNVAKDLGLDRTSLADRRFRVVSGSKDTFFEVNPDSGALQVQKKIDREELCRGSGDCRMELKILVENPLEMHHVVIEITDVNDNAPRFSEKIQTFEIGEQSSPGTRFELHAARDPDAGINSIRTYTLTSNEHFEIEISQSDEDKIPFLVLKKSLDREQKDKHLLNVTAVDGGKPPRSGTLNVSIIVLDSNDNRPMFSQDTYQIEIYENAQIDAAVTKVNATDPDEGTNGEIEYSFSKTLARKVYEVFELDRLSGQIKLKGQLDFEESENYKLEVQASDKGTPPLTGRCRVIVKIKDVNDNPPEIEVTSLSNTVSEDSKPGTVISLLSVTDKDSGVNGKVILRIIDGVPFELKPSYKENIYSIVTKELLDREHVPYYDIVIKATDCGEPPLSTFKTLSIQISDVNDNSPHFDQNPLQFYLSENNVAGKSIFSVRATDSDSNDNAAISYHIVRGGSEYDVISSFLNINSDSGHISALKSFDFETLKTFHFHVVASDSGTPSLSSNVTVNVFILDQNDNAPVILYPVSSNGSAEGVEEIPRNVNAGHLVTKVRAYDADIGYNGWLLFSLQEVTDHSLFGLDRYTGQIRTLRSFTETDEAEHKLIILVKDNGNVSLSATATVIVKLVEPKEAFAASDVKSSTKADEDNNVTFYLMITLGSVSALFLISIVVLISMQCSKSSPDYTSKYLQETNYDGTLCHSIQYRSGDKRYMLVGPRMSIGSTIVPGSHANTLMLPDRRRTSEEVRLK; the protein is encoded by the coding sequence ATGAGGAACAAAGGGAGATCGAGTGATTATTGTCGGTTGGCCTTTAAATTGTGTTTGCTGGGGGTTTTCGGACGGCAGGCTCTGGCCGAACTGAGGTACTCTGTTCCCGAGGAGGTGACAGAGGGAACCGTTGTTGGGAATGTTGCCAAGGATCTTGGTCTGGACAGAACGTCTCTGGCTGATCGACGTTTCCGTGTCGTGTCTGGATCTAAGGATACGTTTTTTGAGGTAAACCCGGACAGCGGTGCTTTACAGGTCCAGAAGAAGATCGACAGGGAGGAGCTCTGTCGCGGCAGCGGTGACTGCCGAATGGAGCTGAAAATCTTAGTCGAAAATCCTTTGGAAATGCACCATGTCGTTATAGAAATTACGGATGTGAATGATAACGCACCGAGGTTTTCTGAAAAGATTCAGACATTTGAAATTGGAGAGCAATCATCTCCGGGAACGAGATTCGAACTCCACGCGGCCCGTGATCCGGATGCTGGAATAAATTCCATCCGCACATATACATTAACATCGAATGAGCACTTTGAAATAGAAATCAGTCAAAGCGATGAGGATAAAATACCATTTTTAGTGCTGAAGAAGTCGTTAGACAGAGAACAAAAGGATAAACACTTGTTAAATGTAACAGCAGTTGACGGAGGTAAACCTCCGAGATCAGGAACACTGAATGTCTCCATCATCGTTCTTGATAGTAATGACAATCGTCCGATGTTCAGTCAGGATACGTATCaaatagaaatatatgaaaacGCTCAAATTGACGCTGCGGTGACAAAAGTGAATGCAACAGATCCAGACGAAGGGACAAATGGGGAGATAGAGTACAGCTTCAGCAAAACGTTAGCACGTAAAGTCTACGAGGTGTTTGAATTGGATCGTTTAAGCggacaaattaaattgaaggGGCAATTGGATTTTGAGGAATCGGAGAATTATAAACTCGAAGTCCAGGCATCTGATAAAGGAACACCTCCATTAACTGGGAGGTGTAGAGTCATTGTAAAGATTAAAGACGTCAACGATAATCCGCCAGAAATCGAAGTCACATCACTGTCAAACACAGTATCTGAAGACTCAAAGCCTGGCACCGTCATTTCACTTCTTAGTGTGACGGACAAAGACTCTGGCGTTAATGGTAAAGTTATTTTACGCATAATTGATGGCGTGCCTTTTGAGTTAAAGCCCTCCTATAAGGAAAACATATATTCAATTGTCACTAAAGAATTGTTGGATCGTGAGCACGTGCCATATTATGATATAGTAATAAAAGCCACCGACTGTGGTGAACCTCCGTTATCTACTTTTAAAACTCTCAGCATTCAGATATCAGACGTAAATGACAACAGTCCACATTTTGACCAAAACCcattacagttttatttgtcagaaaataatgttgCTGGAAAGTCGATATTCTCTGTGAGAGCAACGGACAGTGATTCGAATGACAATGCAGCGATTTCATATCATATTGTGAGAGGAGGGAGCGAATATGACgtcatttcctctttcttaaATATCAATTCGGACAGTGGACACATTTCAGCGTTGAAAAGTTTTGACTTTGAGACACTGAAAACTTTCCACTTCCACGTTGTTGCGTCAGATTCCGGAACTCCGTCACTGAGCAGcaacgtcacagtgaacgtgttcaTTCTGGATCAGAACGACAACGCTCCAGTCATCCTGTATCCAGTCAGCTCCAACGGTTCtgctgaaggtgtggaggagattcCCCGCAACGTGAACGCAGGACACTTGGTGACTAAAGTCAGAGCCTATGACGCTGATATAGGATATAACGGCTGGTTACTGTTCTCactgcaggaagtgactgaccACAGTCTCTTTGGTTTGGACCGCTACACAGGACAGATCAGAACACTTCGctcattcacagagacagacgaggcTGAGCACAAACTGATCATACTGGTGAAAGACAACGGGAACGTTTCTCTCTCAGCAACAGCTACTGTGATTGTCAAACTCGTGGAGCCCAAAGAGGCTTTTGCAGCTTCTGATGTTAAGAGTTCAACAAAAGCAGATGAGGAcaacaatgtgactttttacCTGATGATAACTTTGGGCTCAGTTTCAGCACTTTTCCTCATCAGCATCGTCGTGTTGATTTCAATGCAGTGCTCAAAATCATCCCCAGACTATACTTCTAAATATCTACAAGAGACTAATTATGATGGGACACTGTGTCACAGCATCCAGTACAGATCTGGAGACAAACGCTACATGTTAGTTGGACCCAGGATGAGTATAGGATCTACTATAGTCCCAGGAAGTCATGCGAACACTCTGATGCTccctgacaggaggaggacatctGAGGAGGTAAGACTTAAATAA